In Pseudomonas campi, the sequence CCACCTGGGATTCCATGATCTCCGGGCTGGCGCCGGGATAGATGACGTTGACCGTGACGATCGGCACGTCGATGTTCGGGTACTCGCGCACGGCCAGGCGCTGGTAGGCCATCAGGCCGAGCAGGACGATGATCAGCGACAGCACGGTGGCGAACACCGGCCGGCGGATGCAGATATCCGAGAGGGTCATACGCCCTCCCCGCGCTTGACCGTGCGTACCTCGCGGCCCGGCGCGACCTTCTGCCAGCCGGCGCTGATCAGCGTCTCGTCACCCTGCAGACCCTCCACCACCTCGGCCTTGCCGCGCAGGCGCTGGCCGATGCGGATCTGCCGGCGCTCGACCTTGCCATCCACCACCAGGTTGACGAACAGCAGCTGGCCCATGGGCATCACCGCTTCCTCGGGAATCAGCAGGGCCTGCGGGCGTTCGGCGAGGATCACCGAGACCTTGACGAACTGACCGGGCTTGAGGCGCTGGTCCTGGTTGTCGACCTGGGCGCGGATGGCCTGGCTGCGGCCCACTTCGTCCAGGCGCGGGTTGAGGGCGATGATCGTGCCCTTGAAGCGCTCGCCGGGGTAGGCATCCAGGCTCAGCTCGATGGCCTGGCCGAGACCCACCTGGCTGACGGCCTTCTGCGGAATGCGGAAATCCACCTTGAGCGGGTCGAGCACTTCCAGGTTGACCAGGTCCTGGCCGGCGCTCAGGTAGTCGCCGACGCTGACCTGGCGCAGGCCGAGCACGCCGTCGTAGGGCGCGCGGATCTGCGTCTTGTCCAGGCGCGCCTGGGCCAGGGCCAGGCTGGCACGAGCGGCTTGCTGCTGGGATTGCGCCTCGTCCTGGGCCTGGGCATTGCTGGCGCCGCGCTTGAACAGCAGCTGGGTGCGCGCAAAGCTCTTTTCCGCCAGATCGAGATTGGCCTGGGCCTGGGCCAGCTCGGCACGGGCAATCGCATCATCCAGGCTGACCAGCAACTCGCCGGCCTTGACCGCCTCGCCTTCGCGAAAATGCACGGCCGCCAGGCGCCCGCCCAGCTCGGGGCGGATCACGGTCGACTCATCGGAGCGCAGCGAACCGAAGGTGATCAGCTCGTCGCGCACCAGCGTCCGCTCAGGTTGCACCACTTCCACCAGCGGCGCCTGCTCGGCCAGGGCGGGCAGCGAACTGCAGGTGAACAGGCAGGTGAGCAGCAAGGCGGGGCGGAGGGAAGACATCGTTCGACCTTTTTATTGTCCAGGCGGTCGAGTTTAACGGCGGTTGCGCCAGCTGCCGACCGCAGAAAGTGTTACCCCATGTACTAGGGTCTCGTTTCGTTCGCGAACCGCGAACGAAACGGGAACAGCCCCTACTGACGCATGCCCCGGCCGCTCTGCAACAGGCGAATGCAGACGATGTAGAGCACGCTGCTGGCCAGCAGCATCATGCCGATGGCGACGCCGATATTGATGTCGGAGACGCCGAGAATGCCGTAGCGGAAGGCATTGACCATGTGCAGGATGGGGTTGGCCAGCGACACCGTCTGCCAGAACTCGGGCAGCAGGCTGATCGAGTAGAACACCCCGCCCAGGTAGGTCAGCGGCGTCAGCACGAAGGTCGGGATGATCGAGATGTCGTCGAAGTTGCGCGCGTACACCGCGTTGATGAAACCGCCGAGGGCGAAGGTGATGGCGGTGAGGATGATCACCAGCACGGTCACGCCCAGGTGGTGCACCTGCAGGTCGGTGAAGAACAGCGACAGCAGGGTGACGATAAAGGCCACTGCCAGGCCGCGCAGCATTCCGCCGACGACATAGCCGATAAGGATGGTGTGCGGCGATACCGGCGACACCAGCAGTTCCTCGATATTGCGCTGGAACTTGCTGCTGAAGAAGCTCGACACCACGTTGCTGTAGGAGTTGGTGATCACCGACATCATGATCAGCCCCGGCACGATGAACTCCATGTAGCTGTACTGGCCGACATCGCCGACCTGGCTGCCGATCAGCCGACCGAAGATGACGAAGTACAGGGCCATGGTGATCGCCGGCGGCAGCAGGGTCTGCGCCCAGATGCGGGTGAAGCGGCGCACCTCGCGGACCACGATGGTCTGCAGGGCGATCAGGTTGGAGCGCAGTTCGGGACTCATTTCGCCACCTTGGCCAGGTTCTTCTCCACCAGGGAAACGAACAGTTCCTCCAGGCGATTGCTCTTGTTGCGCAGGCTCAGCACCTCGACCTTCTGCGCCGCCAGCTGGCGGAACAGCTCGGTGATGCCCAGATCCTTTTCCACCTGAACTTCCAGGGTGTGCGGGTCGACC encodes:
- a CDS encoding efflux RND transporter periplasmic adaptor subunit yields the protein MSSLRPALLLTCLFTCSSLPALAEQAPLVEVVQPERTLVRDELITFGSLRSDESTVIRPELGGRLAAVHFREGEAVKAGELLVSLDDAIARAELAQAQANLDLAEKSFARTQLLFKRGASNAQAQDEAQSQQQAARASLALAQARLDKTQIRAPYDGVLGLRQVSVGDYLSAGQDLVNLEVLDPLKVDFRIPQKAVSQVGLGQAIELSLDAYPGERFKGTIIALNPRLDEVGRSQAIRAQVDNQDQRLKPGQFVKVSVILAERPQALLIPEEAVMPMGQLLFVNLVVDGKVERRQIRIGQRLRGKAEVVEGLQGDETLISAGWQKVAPGREVRTVKRGEGV
- a CDS encoding ABC transporter permease, whose protein sequence is MSPELRSNLIALQTIVVREVRRFTRIWAQTLLPPAITMALYFVIFGRLIGSQVGDVGQYSYMEFIVPGLIMMSVITNSYSNVVSSFFSSKFQRNIEELLVSPVSPHTILIGYVVGGMLRGLAVAFIVTLLSLFFTDLQVHHLGVTVLVIILTAITFALGGFINAVYARNFDDISIIPTFVLTPLTYLGGVFYSISLLPEFWQTVSLANPILHMVNAFRYGILGVSDINIGVAIGMMLLASSVLYIVCIRLLQSGRGMRQ